The following proteins are co-located in the Nitrospirota bacterium genome:
- a CDS encoding matrixin family metalloprotease, with translation MRHSKWPGNDPITYIIDTNAFSTDEVAAIESAFNKWGYIEGSHLKFRREPYIGQTLNPSPNNPDTLHLITKKSPEEIPAEYINYEGCNIRENRACTYRYPPEKGSDIYNAVIIFNSDNTFTTNDWCVINQCPFVWNDLESVALHEIGHFIGLAHPTEPPGASALEKTVLGNTPLSALERDLYPDDKEAPEFYILRLSPNPLTPALRERHSRRRLIISFPMLRCALKL, from the coding sequence TTGAGACATAGCAAATGGCCTGGCAATGATCCAATTACATATATTATTGACACGAATGCATTTAGTACTGATGAAGTTGCAGCAATTGAAAGCGCATTTAATAAGTGGGGATATATTGAAGGTTCACACTTGAAGTTTAGAAGGGAACCTTATATTGGCCAAACCCTTAACCCGTCTCCTAATAATCCAGACACTCTCCATTTAATAACAAAGAAAAGTCCCGAAGAAATTCCTGCTGAATATATTAATTATGAAGGTTGTAATATTCGAGAGAATCGTGCTTGTACATACCGTTATCCTCCTGAAAAAGGGTCGGATATCTATAATGCAGTTATAATTTTTAATAGCGACAATACGTTTACAACAAATGATTGGTGTGTCATCAACCAGTGCCCGTTTGTATGGAATGATCTCGAAAGCGTTGCCTTACATGAAATTGGTCACTTTATTGGACTTGCTCACCCAACTGAACCGCCTGGTGCTTCAGCACTTGAAAAAACAGTTTTAGGAAACACACCTCTATCTGCATTAGAGCGTGATCTTTATCCGGACGATAAAGAAGCGCCAGAATTTTATATCCTCCGCTTATCTCCCAATCCCCTGACTCCGGCCCTCCGGGAACGACATTCACGCAGACGCTTGATTATTTCATTCCCAATGCTCAGGTGCGCCTTGAAGTTATAA
- a CDS encoding four helix bundle protein: MEKKGCKKLKVWDKAHGLAMEIYATSKTFPKEELYGLTSQIRRAAFSVPLNIVEGQASRSKKEFLNFLNIENRSLVETEYLLEIACELKFIDQKAYEKYETMREELGMMLNAFMKSIRL, from the coding sequence ATGGAAAAGAAGGGCTGCAAAAAGCTGAAAGTATGGGACAAGGCGCATGGGCTTGCTATGGAAATATACGCAACAAGCAAGACATTTCCGAAGGAAGAGCTTTATGGATTGACCTCGCAGATAAGACGAGCGGCATTCTCTGTGCCTTTGAATATTGTCGAAGGACAGGCAAGCAGAAGCAAAAAAGAATTCCTGAATTTTCTAAATATAGAAAACAGATCACTGGTTGAAACCGAGTATCTGCTGGAAATAGCTTGCGAACTGAAATTCATTGATCAGAAGGCATACGAAAAATATGAAACTATGCGCGAAGAGCTTGGTATGATGCTGAACGCGTTTATGAAATCCATCCGACTTTGA
- a CDS encoding type II toxin-antitoxin system MqsA family antitoxin — protein sequence MAFDTSTDKCPLCGGSKKEGKTTFTVDLGFGVVVVRDVPATVCSQCGADWINDAVAAKLEEIVNDARQKHHMVEVTSLSA from the coding sequence ATGGCGTTTGACACATCGACCGATAAATGTCCGCTTTGCGGAGGCAGCAAGAAGGAAGGGAAAACCACATTTACAGTTGATTTGGGATTTGGCGTTGTTGTTGTGAGGGATGTTCCTGCTACTGTTTGCTCACAGTGCGGAGCGGACTGGATCAATGATGCTGTTGCTGCCAAACTGGAAGAGATTGTGAATGATGCCAGACAAAAGCATCATATGGTGGAAGTCACATCATTGTCCGCATAG
- a CDS encoding DUF4258 domain-containing protein yields the protein MNRDGLKEAVENGNIEWQRHALERMMERGIPRNTVMKVLLTGEVIEDYPDDKPFPSALLFGWVDGNPFHVVSALDTDKRRCFVITAYKPDLEHFESDYKTRRKYGV from the coding sequence ATGAATAGAGACGGGCTTAAAGAAGCAGTTGAAAATGGCAATATCGAATGGCAGAGGCATGCACTTGAAAGGATGATGGAAAGAGGGATTCCAAGGAATACCGTCATGAAAGTTCTACTGACAGGAGAAGTTATTGAAGATTATCCTGATGACAAGCCTTTCCCGAGTGCTTTACTTTTTGGATGGGTTGATGGGAATCCGTTTCACGTTGTTTCGGCATTAGACACCGACAAACGTCGCTGTTTTGTTATCACTGCATATAAGCCGGATTTGGAACATTTTGAATCAGATTATAAAACGAGGAGGAAGTATGGCGTTTGA